The DNA sequence ATAATCAATTTCCATTCCATTATACTCATAAGCACGACAAATTTTTACCTTTTCAAAACCATCTAAAACATCAAGCTTCATTAAAGATAAAACATCCAAACCATTTAACCTTGCTGTATATTTTACCGCCACAGCATCAAACCATCCACAGCGTCTTTTACGTCCAGTGCTCACGCCAATTTCTTTTCCAATGCGTGCAATTTTTTCTCCATCCTCGCCCTTATCTTCTGTAGGAAAAGCTCCATTGCCAACTCTAGTTGTATAAGCTTTGACTATACCTATAATACTACCTATTTCTTTAGGATTCAAACCAAGTCCGATTAAAGCACCACCTGAAATTGTACTTGAACTTGTTACATAAGGATAAGTTCCATGATCAATATCAAGCATAGAACCTTGAGCTCCCTCTAGAAGGACTTTTTTATCTTCATCTAAAGCCTTCCAAAGCATCCTAGTTGTATCTGTAATGTAGGGAGTTAAAATTTCGCTAAATCTTTTAAGGTCATTCAACAAATCATCACTATCAGGAATTTCAACGCCTAAAAATTCTAAATAACTTTGATTTAATTCAAAATCTTTCATTAAAGCATTATGAAGTCTTTGTGGATCTAAAAGCTCTCCAACTCTATGTCCTGTACGATTAATTTTATCTGCATAAGAAGGACCTATTCCTTTTCCTGTTGTCCCTATAGCATCCTTACCTTTAAGTTTTTCCTTTGCAATATCTA is a window from the Campylobacter sp. RM10537 genome containing:
- a CDS encoding adenylosuccinate synthase, translating into MSKADIIVGIQWGDEGKGKIVDKLCENYDFVCRSAGGHNAGHTIWVQGVRYALHLMPSGVLNTKCINIIGNGVVVSPEVLIAEMAQFENLKGRLYISDRAHLNLRHHSLIDIAKEKLKGKDAIGTTGKGIGPSYADKINRTGHRVGELLDPQRLHNALMKDFELNQSYLEFLGVEIPDSDDLLNDLKRFSEILTPYITDTTRMLWKALDEDKKVLLEGAQGSMLDIDHGTYPYVTSSSTISGGALIGLGLNPKEIGSIIGIVKAYTTRVGNGAFPTEDKGEDGEKIARIGKEIGVSTGRKRRCGWFDAVAVKYTARLNGLDVLSLMKLDVLDGFEKVKICRAYEYNGMEIDYMPSDLENAKPIYEEMDGWDKVFGIRDYDLLPENAKKYIAKLEELCGVKVKFISTSPEREDTIIL